The DNA segment CGCTACCAGTTTCCCCGGCTTTCCCCCCTGCATACCGACATCGGACTGATCGCGTACTGGGACCTGGGATACTATCGTCGGCTGCGGGATGCACCACCGGATGCAGAGCATACCGCCGGCTGGGTAAGCTCCAACGGGTTTGGCCTGTCGGCTACCCTGAACCGCTCCTGGACCTTTGTGATATATACCCATTTCCCCTGGTTTGGCCCCACCGCCTACGAGGACCAGGGAATGGTACCGTTGGCTCTGGACTTCGGTTTTCACCAATAACGGGCACGCATGCGGCACGCCGGGCAATCCTGACCGGCTGTCGCCGCGTATTCACGCGGGAAACGTGATTCACGGCCGGACTTCCAACGGCGATGCCGGCTTGCTATACTGCGCCTATGAAACAAGATGCAACCGGCTATGTAGATCCCAGAACCACCCTGTTTTTAGGATCAAGCACCTGTGAGCTGCCCCTTCCTGCACCGGACGACCTGCAGAAGCTGCTGAACACCGCAATCATCTCTTCTTCGGGATGGCGTTTTGTTGCGGCCGAATCCCCGGAGGATCAGACAGAACTGCTGACCGGCGACGCCGCCACACTGGCATGGCTGATGGCAAGCGCTGCAGCCGACTATTTTGCCGAGGCCTCACTGTCGACGATCCTGGTTGCCTGTGACTCACGGCCCACCGGTCCACAGATTGCCACAATTGCAATCCGGGCGCTCTTGGCGCGGGGGCTCCAGGTCCGCTACAGTTTTATCTGCCCTTCACCAGAGGTAATGGCCTTTGCCGCCCGGGAACCGGAGCTGGATGGTTTTGTCTACATCAGCGCCAGTCACAACCCGCCCGGCTGGAACGGGTTCAAACTCGGCGGCAGCGGCGGCGGGGTTTTTGACGGTCGGACCGCAGCAGATCTTGCCACGCGGCTGCGCGGTATTGCCGCTGATATGGATACTCTTCAGGAGCTGCATCAGCAGTGGGAGATCGTGAGCCCGCGGGAGACCGCCGCCGTACTCGAATCGGCCGGGATCTGGAAGGAAGCTGCCCTGCAGGCATATCGTGACTGGACCGATCTGATAGCCTTCACTCGCGACAGTGAGCTGGTATCCGGATTGTGCAGCCGGATCAAGACTGAACCCCTGGGAATAGTGCAGGATCTGAACGGCAGCGCGCGGTGTGACAGCATTGACACCGAACTTCTTGGCAGTCTGGGGTGCAGCGTACATCAGCTGAACCCCGGTCTGAGAAACTTCACGCACGCTATTGTACCCGAGGGTGATAGCCTGATGCCGTGCTGCCGGGAGCTTGAGCGGCTTCACCAACAGGATGAGCAGTATGCCCTGGGATACGTCCCTGACAATGACGGAGATCGTGGAAATCTGGTAATCTACGACAGGCGCATCAATGCCGCCCGTCCGGTCGCGGCACAGGAGGTTTTTGCCCTGAGCACGGTTGCCGAGCTGAGTTGGCTGATCTACAGCAATCAGCTGAACATGGGCTCGGAAGGCCGACTGCGTGAGCGTGCCGCGGTGGTCGTGAACGGGGCCACCAGCCTGCGCGTAGAGGCTATCTGCCGACTGTTTGATGTCGAGGTATATCGCGCCGAGGTTGGCGAGGCTAATGTTGTCGAACTGGCCGAAACACTGCGGTCGAAAGGCTATGTAGTACGTATACTGGGTGAAGGTTCCAATGGAGGCACAATCGTCCATCCTGCCCGGATCAGGGATCCACTGAATACCCTGCTGGCATTGATCAAGTTTCTGCGACTGCCGCCCAACAGTGCGGGACACACACCATGGAGCATCTGGGCCGACCGCTGCGGCAGCAGCGCAGCAGCTGCCGATCTGCCGGGAGTACTGGACAGCCTGCCAGGATTTCAGACAACCGGGGCCTACGAAGACCGGGCACTCCTGCACGGCGCCACCACGGATCACGGTGCGCTTAAGCAAGCCTACGAGCGGTTGTTTGTACAGTACTGGGAAAAGGAGCGCCAGCGCCTTCATAAGCGATACGGCTTTTTCAGCTACCGGGTATTCAATACCGAGGGCGCGCAGCAGCGGGCCGGAATGGGCAGCGAGTACCGAACCGGGGATCAGTCAGGGGGCCTGACGGTGCTGTTCAAGGACGATTCCGGGATTGCCCGGGGATTTTTCTGGATGCGCGGCTCCAAAACCGAACCGGTGTTTCGCCTGATGGTAGACATTGCTACAGCGAATCCGGCCGATGAACAGGAGCTGTTCCAGGACCACCGCGCCCTGGTCGAGCAAGCCAACCGGGACGTGCTTGCCGCAACTGCAGAAAGGGATTAGATTACAGCCTATGTCACTGCCAAACGATCTGCCAATCCATATTTACAACTCGAAGACACGCAGCCGGGAACACTTCACCCCCTTCTATAAGGACCACATCGGGATGTATGTATGCGGCCCTACGGTGTACGGTGATACCCATCTGGGGAATGCCCGCCCCCCGATCATATTTGATGTGGTATTCCGCTTTTTTTCCCTCTGCGGCTATCGCGTGCGCTATGTCCGCAATATTACCGATGTCGGGCACCTGGAGGATGAACAGCGGGATCAGGGCGAGGACAAGCTGGCCAGGACGGCTCGCCTGGCCAAGCTGGAACCGATGGAGGTAGCCCAGACATATACCAACCAGTACCGCACCCTGCTTGGCCGGATGGGGGTACTGCCCCCCAGCATTGAACCGACCGCTTCGGGGCACATCATTGAGCAGCAGGAGATTATTCAGCGCATTATGGACGCCGGCTACGCCTACGAAAGCAAGGGATCCATCTATTTTGACCTCAAGAAGTTTGCCGCTGACCACCCGTACGGGGGGTTATCCGGAAAAAACATGGAGGAACTGCTGTCTGGCACCCGCGGCACCGCCGGGCTCGACGACAAGCGCAGTCCGCTTGACTTCGCCCTGTGGAAATCTGCCGACCCGGCACATATCATGCGCTGGCAGTCCCCCTGGGGTGTCGGGTTTCCCGGCTGGCACCTTGAGTGCACCGCAATGAGTACCAAGTATCTCGGTGAGACCTTCGATATTCACGGCGGCGGACTGGATCTGCAGTTTCCCCATCATGAGGCAGAGATTGCCCAGAATCGGGCCGCCTACGGCAGCGATCCTGCCAGATTCTGGATGCACAACAACATGATCACCATCGACGGACAGAAAATGAGCAAGAGCCTGGGTAACTTTGTTACCCTGCACCAGTTGTTCAATGGCAGCCACCCATTGTTCAGCAAACCCTACAGCCCGCTTACGGTGCGCTTCTTTCTGCTGCAGGCCCATTATCGCAGCCCGATTGATCTCTCGGATCCGGCGCTGGCGGCGGCCGAGAAAGGGCTGCAGCGGCTGCGCGAAGGCTACTCCCGGCTGGCAGCGCTGGCCGGGGAACCCGCCATTGCCGGGCTCGAGTACGGGTGTGACCACGGCTTTCTGGCACTCGACCCCAGTGGTCGCCTGCGGTTCTCACTGGACGATCAGATGCATCGCCCGGTTTGGGATCTGCTTGGGCAGGACGGCGGTGAAGCCGGCACCGATAGTGTCGCCGAACTGTGCGCACGCTGCTGGCAGCATCTGGCCGATGACTTTAACACCGCCAAGGCCATCGCCGACCTGTTCGAGATGACCCACTACGCAGGACGAATCGAGGCCGGCACCGCAGATAAGCCTTCCGAGGCAGAGCTCAAGCTGTTATATCAGACCTTCACCCTGTTTTATCTTGGTGTTCTGGGACTCGGCAGTGAATCGTCAGGGCCGGACAATCGCCTTGAGCAGGTGGTTCAGATGCTTATTGAATACCGGGCCGATGCCCGGGCCCGCAAGGATTACGCCGCGTCCGACCGGATTCGCGATGCACTGCAGGAGCTGGGAATCTCGTTGCTGGACGGCAAGGACGGCACCGGCTTTAAAATCCAGTAGGCTGGCTTATTCCTCACGGCACCGCAGGATCGCTACAGGCCTCAGCCCTTGATGCGGATCTTCCCGTCACGCTGTTCGATAAAGCCCTCTTCCTGGAGGGCTTGTACCGCCTGGGCTACCCGCATCATCGGAAATCCCGCCTGCTCGGCAACCTCTGACAGTGACGTCCAGGGGTTCTGTTGCACCAGACGCAATACCCGGCCGCGCAGCTGCCGCTGGGAGTTTTCAAACGGGGCCTGGCGTACATAATGACGGCTGCGCCGGTTAGGATTGGGTACCGCCGCTTTTACTGCCACCCCCAGATCCATCAGGGCATAGTACCACTCACGCGGATTTTGGCGATCCAGGGTTTCGCTGATCAGCGGCAGCAATTTGCTATCCGGCACATCACCATCATCCGGAAAAAAATAATGCAGGTACACCCGCCTGATGTTGGTTTCGATAAACACTACCGGAGAGTCATGGACGAATGCGGCAAGGGATCCGGCAGTGTTGGGACCAACCCCCGGCAGCTGCTGAAGCTCCGCCGGATCTGTCGGCAGCTGCCCGGCAAACCGTTCCATAATTATCCGTGCTGCGTCTCGCAGATACTTGGCGCGCCGGTTATACCCCAGACCGGTCCAGAGCGACAGAACATCAGCCAGATCAGCGGCCGCCAGAGCGGAAAAGCTGCGGAACGCCTCGAGGAATGCCGTGTATTTGGGCAGTACCCGATGTGTCTGGGTCTGCTGCAGCATTATCTCACTTATAAATATCGCAAACGGATCACGGGTATCACGCCAGGGGAACTCCCGCCCTTCGGTCCGATAATATTCCCATACCATGCTGCGAAAACCGGTTATGCCGGGCTCTTCAGGGACCGGGAGAGTCATGACTGCTGTTTAGTCCGTTTCTCTGCCTTGCGCTTCATCTTGTTCCAGACACCAGTCAGACCCATAGCCTTCTTGGCCTCGATCAGCGTCTCGCGAGCCGTCTGACGCATACGCTGTGTGCCATTGTAGATAACCTCATCGACCCAGCCGTTGTCGGCTTCTATAGCCGCCCGGCGTTCACGGATCGGATCCAGTACGCTGTTAATCGCCGCAGCCAGCTTGTCCTTGACCTCGACATCACCGACCTTTCCGGTCCGGTAGCGCTGTTTCAGATCCTCAACCTCAGCCTTGTTCTGATTGAAGATATCGTGATAGATAAACACCGGATTTCCCTCTACGGTACCCGGCACATCGGCGCTGACACGATTGGGATCGGTATACATGGAACGAACCCGTTTCTGAACCGTCCCTGCATCGTCAGACAGCATGATGGTATTGTTAAGGGATTTTGACATCTTGGCATTGCCATCGGTACCAACCAGGGTCGGAACCTCGCCAATC comes from the Spirochaeta africana DSM 8902 genome and includes:
- a CDS encoding phosphomannomutase, translated to MKQDATGYVDPRTTLFLGSSTCELPLPAPDDLQKLLNTAIISSSGWRFVAAESPEDQTELLTGDAATLAWLMASAAADYFAEASLSTILVACDSRPTGPQIATIAIRALLARGLQVRYSFICPSPEVMAFAAREPELDGFVYISASHNPPGWNGFKLGGSGGGVFDGRTAADLATRLRGIAADMDTLQELHQQWEIVSPRETAAVLESAGIWKEAALQAYRDWTDLIAFTRDSELVSGLCSRIKTEPLGIVQDLNGSARCDSIDTELLGSLGCSVHQLNPGLRNFTHAIVPEGDSLMPCCRELERLHQQDEQYALGYVPDNDGDRGNLVIYDRRINAARPVAAQEVFALSTVAELSWLIYSNQLNMGSEGRLRERAAVVVNGATSLRVEAICRLFDVEVYRAEVGEANVVELAETLRSKGYVVRILGEGSNGGTIVHPARIRDPLNTLLALIKFLRLPPNSAGHTPWSIWADRCGSSAAAADLPGVLDSLPGFQTTGAYEDRALLHGATTDHGALKQAYERLFVQYWEKERQRLHKRYGFFSYRVFNTEGAQQRAGMGSEYRTGDQSGGLTVLFKDDSGIARGFFWMRGSKTEPVFRLMVDIATANPADEQELFQDHRALVEQANRDVLAATAERD
- the cysS gene encoding cysteine--tRNA ligase, yielding MSLPNDLPIHIYNSKTRSREHFTPFYKDHIGMYVCGPTVYGDTHLGNARPPIIFDVVFRFFSLCGYRVRYVRNITDVGHLEDEQRDQGEDKLARTARLAKLEPMEVAQTYTNQYRTLLGRMGVLPPSIEPTASGHIIEQQEIIQRIMDAGYAYESKGSIYFDLKKFAADHPYGGLSGKNMEELLSGTRGTAGLDDKRSPLDFALWKSADPAHIMRWQSPWGVGFPGWHLECTAMSTKYLGETFDIHGGGLDLQFPHHEAEIAQNRAAYGSDPARFWMHNNMITIDGQKMSKSLGNFVTLHQLFNGSHPLFSKPYSPLTVRFFLLQAHYRSPIDLSDPALAAAEKGLQRLREGYSRLAALAGEPAIAGLEYGCDHGFLALDPSGRLRFSLDDQMHRPVWDLLGQDGGEAGTDSVAELCARCWQHLADDFNTAKAIADLFEMTHYAGRIEAGTADKPSEAELKLLYQTFTLFYLGVLGLGSESSGPDNRLEQVVQMLIEYRADARARKDYAASDRIRDALQELGISLLDGKDGTGFKIQ
- a CDS encoding endonuclease III, with translation MTLPVPEEPGITGFRSMVWEYYRTEGREFPWRDTRDPFAIFISEIMLQQTQTHRVLPKYTAFLEAFRSFSALAAADLADVLSLWTGLGYNRRAKYLRDAARIIMERFAGQLPTDPAELQQLPGVGPNTAGSLAAFVHDSPVVFIETNIRRVYLHYFFPDDGDVPDSKLLPLISETLDRQNPREWYYALMDLGVAVKAAVPNPNRRSRHYVRQAPFENSQRQLRGRVLRLVQQNPWTSLSEVAEQAGFPMMRVAQAVQALQEEGFIEQRDGKIRIKG